A region from the Salvia splendens isolate huo1 chromosome 15, SspV2, whole genome shotgun sequence genome encodes:
- the LOC121767980 gene encoding biotin carboxylase 1, chloroplastic-like, which translates to MLCTLGSVTTIQRRNQKLVEEAPSPALTPELRKAMGDAAVAAAAAASIGYIGVGTVEFVLDERGSFYFMEMNTRIQVEHPVTEMISSVDLIEEQIRVARGEKLRYTQKMLSAEQGELQHTFQLEAHSCAWIAMFIQIMLFHPATIPCLESLLFGLGQEKGQSNV; encoded by the exons ATGTTGTGCACTTTGGGGAGCGTGACTACCATCCAG AGAAGAAACCAAAAGTTGGTAGAAGAAGCACCTTCTCCTGCATTAACACCCGAGTTGCGGAAAGCCATGGGGGATGCAGCagttgcagcagcagcagcagcgtcaATTGGTTACATTGGTGTTGGTACAGTTGAGTTCGTTTTGGATGAAAGAGGGTCCTTTTACTTCATGGAGATGAACACCAGGATCCAG GTCGAGCATCCAGTTACTGAGATGATATCCTCAGTTGACCTGATTGAGGAACAGATCCGAGTGGCTAGAGGCGAGAAACTCCGTTACACACAG AAGATGCTTTCAGCTGAACAGGGAGAATTACAGCATACCTTCCAGCTGGAGGCCCATTCGTGCGCATGGATAGCCATGTTTATTCAGATTATGTTGTTCCACCCAGCTACGATTCCCTGCTTGGAAAG CTTATTGTTTGGGCTCGGACAAGAGAAAGGGCAATCCAACGTATGA
- the LOC121767200 gene encoding transcription factor SRM1-like, giving the protein MPAEESSSSVWSREQDIQFEKAIASYGEECPDRWEKIAAEVAGKSVEEVMHHYELLVDDVNEIEAGFVEVPCYNSSSDGSAGHAGDEATTKKGGYSGNSNSDTNRGSKSSKMDQERRKGIAWTEGEHRLFLLGLDKYGKGDWRSISRNFVVTRTPTQVASHAQKYFIRLNSMNKDRRRSSIHDITSVSCGNVSEPQVPITGQTNGGGSSGKPIKSLPQSPVAATGIGMYGSPTMGQPIGGPIVSAVGTPVNLPPPPHLAYPVHGSVVPGAPLNMAPVSYPVQRHR; this is encoded by the exons ATGCCGGCTGAGGAATCAAGTAGCTCCGTGTGGAGTAGGGAGCAGGATATACAATTTGAGAAGGCAATAGCTTCTTATGGTGAGGAGTGTCCGGATAGATGGGAGAAAATTGCAGCAGAAGTGGCTGGGAAATCTGTGGAAGAGGTTATGCACCACTACGAACTTCTAGTTGATGATGTAAACGAAATCGAGGCTGGCTTTGTAGAAGTTCCATGTTACAATTCTTCTTCAGATGGTTCGGCTGGTCATGCTGGTGATGAAGCAACTACTAAGAAGGGCGGCTATTCTGGAAATTCAAACAGTGACACAAATCGGGGATCCAAGTCTTCTAAGATGGACCAGGAGCGTCGTAAGGGTATTGCTTGGACAGAGGGCGAACACAG GTTGTTTCTCCTGGGACTGGACAAATACGGTAAAGGTGATTGGAGAAGCATTTCTCGGAATTTTGTGGTGACAAGGACTCCTACACAAGTGGCCAGCCACGCTCAGAAGTATTTTATTCGTTTGAACTCCATGAACAAAGATAGGAGGCGATCAAGCATCCATGACATTACCAGTGTCAGCTGCGGAAATGTTTCAGAGCCTCAAGTTCCGATCACCGGTCAAACTAATGGTGGAGGTTCATCTGGAAAACCTATCAAATCCCTCCCTCAATCTCCTGTTGCTGCCACAGGAATTGGCATGTATGGGTCTCCAACTATGGGACAACCAATCGGAGGGCCTATTGTTTCAGCAGTCGGCACACCAGTAAATCTTCCACCACCTCCGCACCTGGCATATCCAGTTCATGGCTCCGTGGTTCCAGGTGCTCCGCTGAATATGGCTCCCGTGTCTTACCCAGTGCAGCGTCATAGGTAA
- the LOC121767880 gene encoding GEM-like protein 6: MELQHNQSRHVPKQNVHEKQVIGVPITSQDYRYWITNSAQTYLSDHQYQILPPPSKTRRGRVNSATNKVFKFRQNLHIFAQGIREHVRLGPKLSETVKGKLRLGARILHVGGLHKIFIDNFNIIDGEKLFTASQCYLSTTAGPIAGLLFVSSERVGFCSDRSIKISCPPNGTLIKQHYKVIIPLAKIKRAVESENVKNPRQKYVEIVTDDNFEFWFMGFLNHKRTLRHLQQAINPSCLK, encoded by the exons ATGGAGCTACAACACAACCAGTCAAGACATGTACCGAAGCAAAATGTGCATGAAAAACAAGTCATTGGAGTCCCAATCACCTCACAAGATTACAGATATTGGATTACCAACTCTGCTCAAACATATTTGTCTGATCATCAATACCAAATTCTGCCTCCTCCCTCCAAAACTAGACGTG GTAGAGTGAATTCAGCTACCAATAAAGTTTTCAAATTCAGACAAAACCTACACATTTTTGCTCAAGGCATCCGAGAACATG TGCGATTAGGACCAAAATTAAGTGAGACAGTGAAAGGAAAGTTGAGGTTAGGGGCAAGAATCCTTCATGTTGGTGGACTCCACAAAATCTTCATCGACAACTTTAACATTATAGATGGTGAAAAACTATTTACCGCTTCTCAATGCTATCTATCAACGACAGCAGGGCCAATAGCCGGACTCTTGTTTGTTTCGAGTGAGAGAGTTGGTTTTTGCAGCGACAGATCCATCAAAATATCTTGCCCTCCTAATGGAACGCttataaaacaacattacaag GTGATAATCCCTCTAGCCAAAATAAAGAGAGCTGTTGAAAGTGAGAATGTTAAAAACCCGAGGCAGAAATACGTGGAGATAGTGACAGACGACAATTTCGAATTCTGGTTCATGGGATTTCTTAACCATAAAAGAACGTTGAGACATTTGCAGCAGGCAATCAATCCATCATGCCTCAAATAA
- the LOC121768031 gene encoding uncharacterized protein LOC121768031, which produces MEGAAMKTHSLFPLETCPHVPDDAFRQFHSIDRELYALLTRALRRDPVESVHVIAFLMWLERECADSTLIKRVSSLPPLLVNAAAAEAAACVKCIESDHFIGGADDGAKLLSELLNIPSGVSLRFLHDNRITVHRSVAKIMNTVCWRALGDLIGAVAPPPPPPMHLLYNPYSGLALHGVVVPPHSPPLQAAANVMGLPQLHVAEAAGVFPPFDVAAQRLIVGELGNLVAKNLNFNDSKVEKEVSPDDRTIFLTFSKGYPTTEEEVREYFTRRFGDFIEDVIMQEVVDEQPLYAKMVAKSAAVIDGIVEGNKAKYSINGKHVWARKYVKKPPQQRSPPRGEASGSGSSPTLPKKLA; this is translated from the exons ATGGAAGGCGCCGCCATGAAAACCCACTCCCTCTTCCCCCTGGAGACCTGCCCCCACGTCCCCGACGACGCCTTCCGACAGTTCCACAGCATCGACCGAGAGCTCTACGCCCTCCTCACCCGCGCCCTCCGCCGCGACCCCGTCGAGTCCGTCCATGTCATCGCCTTCCTCATGTGGCTCGAGCGCGAGTGCGCCGACTCCACCCTCATCAAGCGCGTCTCCTCCCTCCCCCCGCTCCTCGTCAACGCTGCCGCCGCCGAGGCCGCCGCCTGCGTCAAATGCATCGAGTCCGACCACTTCATCGGCGGCGCCGACGACGGCGCCAAGCTTTTATCCGAGCTCCTTAACATCCCCTCCGGCGTCAGTCTCCGTTTCCTCCACGACAACCGCATCACGGTCCACCGAAGCGTCGCTAAGATTATGAACACCGTCTGCTGGCGCGCCCTCGGCGACCTCATCGGCGCCGTGGCACCGCCCCCACCACCACCCATGCATTTGCTGTATAATCCGTACTCTGGATTGGCGCTGCATGGGGTGGTGGTCCCACCTCATTCGCCGCCGCTGCAAGCGGCTGCGAATGTGATGGGACTACCCCAGCTGCATGTGGCAGAGGCGGCCGGGGTATTCCCGCCTTTCGACGTGGCAGCGCAGAGGCTGATAGTGGGGGAGTTGGGGAATTTGGTTGCTAAGAATTTGAATTTCAACGATAGCAAAGTGGAGAAAGAGGTGTCGCCAGACGACCGTACGATTTTCTTGACGTTCTCGAAAGGGTATCCTACTACTGAAGAGGAGGTTCGGGAATATTTCACTAG GAGATTTGGGGATTTTATAGAGGATGTGATAATGCAAGAGGTGGTGGATGAGCAGCCGTTGTATGCGAAGATGGTGGCGAAGTCGGCAGCGGTGATTGATGGTATAGTTGAGGGGAACAAGGCTAAGTATTCGATAAATGGGAAGCATGTGTGGGCAAGGAAGTATGTGAAGAAGCCGCCGCAGCAGAGGTCGCCGCCTAGAGGGGAGGCTTCTGGTTCTGGTTCTTCTCCGACGCTGCCAAAGAAATTAGCTTGA